In one window of Mercurialis annua linkage group LG4, ddMerAnnu1.2, whole genome shotgun sequence DNA:
- the LOC126676569 gene encoding short chain aldehyde dehydrogenase 1-like, which produces MSSNSAASSATNRLEGRVAVITGGASGIGECCARQFVKQGAKVVIADIQDELGQSLCKQIGSDETISYIHCDVTSDSDVQNAVDLAVSKYGKLDIMFSNAGIMGKSDGTILATDNEDFRTVLNVNTFGSFLAAKHAARVMIPAKKGCILFTSSVAAVTCLKTPHPYVVSKHAVIGLAKNLCVELGQYGIRVNCISPFAVVTPLAKTALGLMETEKEKIEELVSESANLKGVMLEAEDIAEAAIYLVSDESKYVSGLNLVVDGGFSLTNPSFEIAMKNFHAS; this is translated from the exons atgagtTCAAATTCTGCAGCAAGCTCAGCCACCAACAG actCGAAGGCAGAGTGGCTGTAATAACCGGTGGAGCAAGCGGCATTGGCGAGTGTTGCGCGAGACAATTTGTGAAACAAGGAGCCAAAGTAGTGATCGCCGATATCCAAGATGAACTTGGCCAATCTCTTTGTAAACAAATCGGTTCAGACGAAACAATCTCTTATATCCACTGTGATGTCACGTCTGATTCGGATGTCCAAAACGCTGTCGATTTGGCGGTCTCCAAGTACGGAAAGCTAGATATCATGTTCAGCAACGCTGGCATTATGGGGAAGTCAGACGGCACCATTTTAGCGACAGATAATGAAGATTTCAGAACCGTTCTTAATGTTAATACGTTTGGTTCTTTCTTGGCGGCCAAACACGCCGCCAGAGTGATGATTCCTGCGAAAAAAGGCTGCATTCTGTTTACTTCAAGTGTCGCTGCCGTAACCTGTTTGAAGACTCCGCATCCATATGTTGTATCGAAACATGCAGTGATTGGCTTGGCAAAAAACTTGTGTGTAGAATTAGGGCAATATGGGATAAGGGTGAACTGTATCTCCCCGTTCGCAGTTGTAACTCCATTAGCGAAGACAGCGTTGGGATTAATGGAGACGGAGAAGGAGAAAATCGAAGAATTGGTGTCGGAATCAGCAAATTTGAAAGGGGTGATGTTGGAAGCAGAAGATATAGCAGAGGCAGCTATTTATTTGGTAAGTGATGAATCTAAATATGTGAGTGGATTGAATCTGGTGGTTGATGGCGGTTTTAGTCTCACCAATCCTTCATTTGAGATAGCTATGAAAAACTTTCATGCTTCTTGA
- the LOC126678439 gene encoding uncharacterized protein LOC126678439: MEEILSEPVESAFLKEDGREPLEEDRSTKKAKFREDCGVEYAPACGMSFKDKVMQSEKERVESISGSMEELVILDEDVSTTVEEGLKGINFSNRVKEELSKPWRKTVVVKLLGRPISFRNFCNRLESMWNFTQGFDVIDLENDFFLVKLRSGCDVVAVLTGGPWVMLGHYLSVQMWNEEFNCSMGCVHSIQAWIRLPGMPIHYYNKKVLRFIGQMVGKVVKIDYCTELAERGKFARIAVEIDLTKPLVAQFRIDGRLQKVEYECLPRICFNCGKFGHVKDSCPEIIKLDPHKVADYARARDEAAGIVVTGDQAEVQVQARKENNSSYGPWMMVGRKGRNIPHRNRASHGNNLKTGTDMAGSRFQILEGEDKEEITESAKNPVIGDVAVESVKSFVTRKTMKGKGQENSNPNILKEASVNHAVIDNHTPSNTKAHVTHVTQKERPKNISNPESHRFIVTQAATSLNPENHSMSLSPTNLQA; this comes from the coding sequence ATGGAGGAAATTCTCTCTGAACCTGTCGAATCTGCTTTTCTAAAAGAAGATGGTCGCGAACCTTTGGAGGAGGATCGATCGACGAAGAAGGCGAAATTTAGAGAAGATTGTGGAGTAGAATATGCCCCTGCCTGTGGTATGTCTTTTAAGGACAAAGTTATGCAATCGGAAAAAGAAAGAGTGGAGTCGATTTCTGGTAGTATGGAGGAGTTGGTTATTCTTGATGAGGATGTGTCTACTACCGTAGAAGAGGGCTTGAAAGGGATTAATTTCTCTAATAGAGTGAAAGAGGAGTTGTCGAAACCATGGCGCAAAACTGTGGTGGTTAAACTTCTAGGAAGACCTATTAGTTTCAGGAATTTCTGTAATCGTTTGGAATCTATGTGGAATTTTACACAGGGTTTCGATGTTATTGATTTAGAGAATGATTTCTTCTTGGTGAAATTGAGGAGTGGATGCGATGTTGTGGCTGTTTTGACTGGAGGACCTTGGGTGATGTTAGGGCATTACCTTTCGGTTCAGATGTGGAATGAAGAATTCAACTGTTCGATGGGTTGTGTTCATTCGATTCAGGCATGGATCAGATTACCAGGGATGCCTATTCATTACTATAACAAGAAAGTTCTCAGATTTATCGGACAAATGGTGGGCAAAGTAGTTAAAATTGACTATTGCACAGAGCTAGCGGAGAGGGGAAAATTTGCCAGAATTGCTGTCGAGATTGATCTAACTAAGCCTCTAGTTGCTCAATTCAGGATTGATGGGAGGTTGCAGAAAGTTGAATATGAGTGTTTGCCAAGAATTTGCTTCAACTGTGGCAAATTTGGCCATGTTAAAGATAGTTGCCCGGAAATTATTAAACTAGATCCACATAAGGTTGCTGATTATGCCCGAGCTAGAGATGAAGCAGCCGGCATTGTAGTAACCGGAGACCAGGCAGAAGTTCAGGTCCAAGCTAGAAAGGAAAACAATTCGAGCTATGGTCCCTGGATGATGGTTGGAAGGAAGGGCAGGAATATTCCTCATCGAAATAGGGCTAGCCATGGGAATAATTTGAAAACAGGTACAGATATGGCAGGATCTAGATTCCAAATTTTGGAAGGAGAAGATAAGGAAGAAATCACAGAATCTGCTAAGAATCCCGTGATAGGGGATGTTGCCGTTGAATCAGTTAAGAGTTTTGTGACTAGGAAGACTATGAAAGGAAAGGGTCAAGAAAATTCCAACCCTAATATTTTAAAGGAGGCATCTGTTAATCATGCAGTAATAGACAATCATACCCCCAGTAATACGAAAGCCCATGTAACCCATGTCACGCAAAAAGAAAGGCCCAAGAACATTTCTAACCCAGAATCTCACCGGTTTATCGTGACTCAAGCTGCAACTTCCCTGAACCCAGAAAATCATTCGATGTCTCTATCTCCTACAAACCTTCAAGCATAG